The Sulfurospirillum halorespirans DSM 13726 genome has a window encoding:
- a CDS encoding OprD family outer membrane porin — MKLANLSVAALCLAGLSTCSLGADTLADAFKEGKISGELKAFYWDRDRNPAINSASIFNTGVVLGYTTGSYNGFSLGLTGQANSAPFASSNAKTQFGWDEYGSGAQLSEAYLAYSAGKTTVQVGRMFLNTPLIASLGNRIVKEAFEGASIVNTDLPNTTLTAAYVQKFQAQTDGTGNIGKFTTYNNPYGTSPLLEDGAYTLVAVNKSITGLTLTAAYAEDVETNGAMAYAEAAYSIAVNAFTYGLSAQYYYSDKEVTGSNDADLYGLKASLGYGALSGYVAYTTVSKEATLTPGIGWGADLAYTGTIILSSSYPANTDAYAIGLGYAFTPTTTLGASYTITDDDDLAYGKASYVSLTGNYAFDGALKGLSFLVMYDKEYRDLAGVQDKDEFRFSASYKF, encoded by the coding sequence ATGAAATTGGCAAATCTTAGCGTGGCAGCGCTGTGTCTTGCAGGGCTTAGCACCTGTTCTTTGGGTGCCGATACCTTAGCGGATGCTTTCAAAGAGGGCAAAATCAGTGGTGAACTCAAAGCATTTTACTGGGATCGCGACCGCAATCCTGCCATCAATTCGGCTTCTATTTTCAATACCGGTGTCGTACTTGGCTACACCACAGGCTCTTACAATGGCTTTAGTCTTGGCTTAACAGGGCAAGCCAATAGCGCGCCATTTGCAAGTTCCAACGCTAAAACACAATTCGGGTGGGATGAGTACGGCTCAGGTGCACAACTTTCCGAAGCCTATTTGGCGTATAGCGCAGGTAAAACCACCGTTCAAGTCGGACGCATGTTTTTAAATACGCCACTCATCGCTTCTTTGGGCAATCGTATCGTCAAAGAGGCATTTGAGGGCGCTAGTATCGTCAATACCGACCTTCCCAACACGACATTGACCGCGGCATACGTGCAAAAATTCCAAGCGCAAACCGATGGGACTGGCAATATCGGCAAATTTACCACCTATAATAATCCGTATGGCACATCTCCTCTATTAGAAGATGGTGCATACACCCTCGTTGCGGTCAATAAAAGCATCACAGGCTTAACCCTAACCGCGGCGTATGCGGAAGACGTGGAAACCAACGGAGCGATGGCGTACGCAGAAGCGGCGTACAGTATTGCCGTGAACGCCTTTACCTACGGCTTGAGCGCACAATACTACTACAGCGACAAAGAAGTCACAGGGAGCAACGATGCCGATCTTTACGGTCTTAAAGCAAGCCTCGGTTATGGCGCACTCAGTGGTTATGTTGCCTATACAACCGTGAGCAAAGAGGCAACGCTCACACCAGGCATTGGTTGGGGCGCAGACCTTGCGTACACAGGAACCATCATTCTCTCCAGCAGTTACCCAGCCAACACAGATGCTTATGCCATCGGGCTTGGCTACGCGTTTACGCCGACAACAACGCTTGGGGCAAGTTATACGATAACCGATGATGATGACCTCGCGTACGGCAAAGCATCATATGTTTCACTCACGGGCAATTACGCCTTTGATGGCGCACTTAAGGGGCTCAGCTTCTTAGTCATGTACGATAAAGAGTACCGTGATTTAGCAGGGGTTCAAGACAAAGATGAGTTTAGGTTTAGCGCCAGTTATAAGTTCTAA
- a CDS encoding cytochrome b, which yields MAEIRKSEGLIDWLDQRLAVKAFMRVMMTEYWIPKNINFLWAMGVVLVVLFGVLLVTGLLLLMYYKPDINLAFDSVNYTIMQEVEYGWLWRHMHGVAASATFLIIYIHLFTGIYYGSYKKGREMIWITGMVLFIAFSAEAFSGYMLPWGQMSYWAAQVITNLFSGIPVIGDDVVIWIRGDYVVADATLTRFFMLHVVLLPLVIIVVIAVHFYSLRFPHVNNQESEVLNFDMESKKFLEGRKKESKVVPFWPVFLSKDFFVVGFFMTVFFALVCYQFDFAMDPINFEPANSMKTPAHIYPEWYFLWNYEVLRGFFFDIGGMAAMDIGLIAFVIANIVFMVLPFLDRNPMNTAPAHKRPVFKYWFWLLVCDMIVLTVYGKLPPTGVNAWVGFVAAVVFLGLFIALPFITKHEAKGDAQ from the coding sequence ATGGCAGAAATACGAAAAAGCGAAGGCTTGATAGACTGGCTCGACCAACGTTTAGCAGTTAAAGCGTTTATGCGCGTGATGATGACTGAGTACTGGATCCCTAAAAATATTAATTTTCTCTGGGCAATGGGTGTTGTTTTGGTGGTGCTTTTTGGCGTGTTGTTGGTAACGGGACTACTTTTGTTGATGTACTATAAACCAGACATCAACCTCGCGTTTGATAGTGTAAATTACACGATTATGCAAGAAGTAGAATACGGTTGGTTGTGGCGCCACATGCACGGCGTTGCAGCTTCGGCGACGTTTCTTATCATCTACATTCACCTTTTTACGGGCATTTATTATGGCTCTTACAAAAAAGGGCGTGAGATGATCTGGATCACAGGCATGGTGCTTTTTATCGCCTTTTCCGCCGAAGCCTTTAGTGGTTATATGCTTCCGTGGGGGCAGATGAGTTACTGGGCAGCGCAAGTGATTACCAATCTTTTCAGTGGTATTCCTGTCATTGGGGATGATGTCGTCATCTGGATACGGGGTGATTACGTGGTAGCGGATGCAACGTTGACGCGCTTTTTTATGCTGCATGTTGTGTTGCTTCCTTTGGTGATTATCGTCGTGATTGCGGTGCATTTTTACTCACTTCGCTTTCCGCATGTGAACAATCAAGAGTCTGAAGTTTTGAACTTTGATATGGAATCGAAAAAGTTTCTAGAGGGGCGCAAAAAAGAGTCAAAAGTCGTTCCTTTTTGGCCTGTGTTCCTCTCCAAAGATTTCTTTGTGGTTGGCTTTTTTATGACGGTTTTCTTTGCATTGGTCTGTTATCAGTTTGATTTTGCGATGGACCCGATCAATTTTGAGCCTGCAAACTCAATGAAAACGCCTGCACATATCTACCCTGAGTGGTACTTTTTGTGGAACTACGAAGTGCTTCGAGGCTTTTTCTTTGACATCGGTGGCATGGCGGCGATGGACATTGGGTTGATCGCATTTGTGATCGCTAATATCGTCTTTATGGTATTGCCTTTTTTAGATCGTAATCCGATGAATACAGCCCCTGCGCACAAACGCCCCGTGTTTAAATACTGGTTTTGGCTTTTAGTGTGCGATATGATCGTGCTTACGGTCTATGGCAAGCTTCCTCCCACTGGTGTGAATGCGTGGGTGGGTTTTGTGGCTGCGGTTGTTTTCTTAGGGCTGTTTATCGCCCTTCCATTCATTACCAAGCACGAAGCCAAAGGAGATGCACAATGA
- a CDS encoding c-type cytochrome, whose product MREIKILAIVLFFTAVTYWGVEPYAHSQMHPHVAPADFSFKDIEPLHVNGNIENGQVLVEANCIACHSIKTLGLEAPMSVEDAASAYGVVPPDLSHAGVIYDKNYLAGFLKDPVGATNLSHKFGDAKPYAMPSYSFLSEQEIADVVAYLKNIVATKASDKTVFEEACGRCHSMKYDGLKAQTPNAFIKSYLGAEAPDVSMMIRSKKAEYLSTFINEPTKMVEGIAMPRVGLTEASQDQVINYMESVGDRKKAERESLGLKLIGFMAIFTLIAYLWKVQIWKEVE is encoded by the coding sequence ATGAGAGAGATCAAAATTTTAGCCATTGTGCTTTTCTTTACCGCCGTGACCTATTGGGGTGTGGAGCCTTATGCGCATTCGCAAATGCACCCGCATGTTGCACCTGCTGACTTTAGTTTTAAAGACATAGAGCCTTTACATGTAAACGGAAATATTGAAAATGGTCAAGTGTTGGTCGAAGCCAATTGCATTGCGTGTCATAGCATTAAAACTCTAGGTCTGGAAGCGCCTATGAGCGTTGAAGATGCGGCGAGTGCCTATGGTGTCGTGCCTCCAGATCTCAGTCATGCAGGCGTGATTTACGATAAAAATTACCTTGCAGGCTTTTTGAAAGACCCTGTGGGTGCGACCAATCTTTCGCATAAATTTGGGGATGCAAAACCGTATGCAATGCCTAGCTACAGCTTTTTAAGCGAGCAAGAGATCGCCGATGTGGTGGCGTATCTTAAAAATATTGTCGCTACAAAGGCGTCCGATAAAACAGTCTTTGAAGAGGCGTGTGGCAGATGTCATAGTATGAAGTACGATGGACTCAAAGCGCAAACACCGAACGCTTTTATCAAAAGCTATCTTGGAGCTGAGGCACCTGATGTGTCGATGATGATTCGCTCCAAAAAAGCGGAGTATCTGAGCACGTTTATAAATGAGCCGACAAAGATGGTTGAGGGCATTGCGATGCCTCGTGTGGGACTTACCGAAGCGTCTCAAGATCAAGTGATCAACTACATGGAAAGTGTGGGAGACCGCAAAAAAGCGGAGCGTGAAAGCCTTGGCTTAAAGCTCATTGGATTTATGGCTATTTTTACCCTAATAGCGTATTTGTGGAAAGTTCAAATTTGGAAAGAGGTGGAGTAA
- a CDS encoding phosphatidylserine decarboxylase, which translates to MQRYPNFKSSIASRLFGVFASKEFPSSLQRIINQSYTAMMKVDLTEFEEASSYKSLNALFTRRFKTRRLFNISEKTVISPCDSCVSAFGVIEAQLALQIKGFSYDVRRLLGDYIAKDKKARLNGGMFVNFYLSPRDYHRYHVPIDMRIAKAVHIPGKLYPVNFTWLRKIDGLFIENERVVLECYTKENRLFYMIFVGALNVGKMAFTFDANIQTNAKASLQQCYRYDDLSLSKGDELGHFEMGSTIVMLFEKESIDLDLGNTGPIKFGQPIGGIRYGAQANSIVEADESGDDASLH; encoded by the coding sequence ATGCAACGTTACCCTAACTTTAAGAGTTCTATTGCGTCTCGTCTTTTTGGCGTTTTCGCGTCTAAAGAGTTTCCAAGCTCACTGCAACGCATCATCAACCAGTCGTATACGGCGATGATGAAGGTGGATTTGACGGAATTTGAAGAAGCGTCTTCGTACAAAAGTTTGAACGCGCTTTTTACGAGACGTTTTAAAACGCGTCGCCTTTTTAATATCAGTGAAAAAACCGTGATCTCTCCTTGCGATAGTTGTGTGAGTGCTTTTGGCGTCATTGAAGCGCAGCTTGCGTTACAAATTAAAGGATTTAGCTACGATGTGAGACGCCTTTTGGGTGATTACATCGCCAAAGACAAAAAAGCGCGTTTGAATGGCGGAATGTTTGTCAATTTCTACCTCTCACCGCGTGATTATCACCGTTACCACGTTCCTATTGATATGCGAATTGCCAAAGCGGTGCACATTCCTGGGAAGCTTTACCCCGTAAACTTCACATGGCTTCGTAAAATTGATGGACTTTTCATCGAAAACGAGCGTGTTGTGCTAGAATGTTATACTAAAGAGAATAGACTTTTTTACATGATCTTCGTTGGTGCTTTAAATGTGGGCAAAATGGCGTTTACATTTGATGCCAACATTCAAACAAATGCCAAAGCAAGTCTTCAACAATGTTATCGTTATGACGATCTTTCGCTCTCAAAAGGAGATGAACTTGGTCATTTTGAAATGGGGTCTACCATTGTTATGCTTTTTGAAAAAGAGTCTATCGATCTCGACCTTGGCAATACAGGTCCTATAAAATTCGGGCAACCAATAGGGGGAATACGCTATGGAGCGCAAGCAAATAGCATCGTTGAAGCAGATGAGTCGGGGGATGACGCTTCTTTACATTGA
- a CDS encoding methyl-accepting chemotaxis protein has translation MMLKTIKSKTIFTLFVATLGTLGILFFLISYDFEKLAKSQFKTSSTMLSSAIFQTIKESMNSGDPQVIATTIQNAASISGVTQLKVYKSPSVKELFASPKDEQIPAKLEPLLHQHTEFFEEFKEKDQEYIRIALPLKAEVSCLSCHANVKENDVLGVSELIISTQTSKESIFRAKLRIVFFMALAVALILISFSLFFKKEIFGVIETLRLMVYNVAKGDCDLTKRLEIKQYDELGVVSSLINEFLSKIQTTLHDVKISSSLNQESAQALRTIAASVVEKIASQIDAIAQVHRSIMAIRSETNESYSLSQISSTNLQEARKSLGQLFCELEASVAAIQYDSEHESALADKMTQLTTHATQIKTVLETIEEIASQTNLLSLNAAIEAARAGEHGRGFAVVADEVRKLAEKTQKSLEEISLVVHAITTGILEISAEIQKSSENATAISLNSQTLIDEAKKSDAKLLLATHNADETMQKNSQTLHHIEALVDVAHTMVHLAEETQETTLGLQTICTEQAKKSDDLKSMLQAFRTQK, from the coding sequence ATGATGTTAAAAACAATCAAATCAAAAACTATTTTTACGCTCTTTGTTGCAACGCTTGGTACGCTTGGTATTTTATTTTTTTTAATATCGTATGACTTTGAAAAATTGGCTAAAAGTCAATTTAAAACCTCTTCAACCATGCTCTCTTCCGCCATTTTTCAAACCATCAAAGAGAGTATGAACTCTGGTGATCCACAAGTAATCGCAACTACCATTCAAAATGCTGCATCTATTTCGGGTGTAACGCAACTGAAAGTGTATAAAAGTCCATCGGTTAAAGAGCTTTTTGCAAGCCCGAAAGATGAGCAGATTCCTGCAAAATTAGAACCGCTTTTACACCAACACACAGAGTTTTTTGAAGAGTTTAAAGAAAAAGATCAAGAGTACATACGCATAGCGCTTCCTCTCAAAGCTGAAGTATCGTGTCTTAGCTGCCATGCCAATGTGAAAGAAAATGATGTTTTAGGTGTGAGCGAACTGATTATCTCGACACAAACATCTAAAGAGAGTATTTTTCGTGCCAAACTGCGCATTGTCTTTTTTATGGCATTAGCGGTAGCCCTTATCTTGATCAGTTTTTCGCTCTTTTTTAAAAAAGAGATTTTTGGTGTCATTGAAACGTTACGGTTGATGGTTTATAACGTGGCAAAAGGTGATTGTGATTTAACAAAACGCCTTGAGATCAAGCAGTACGATGAACTAGGGGTTGTTTCATCGCTTATCAATGAGTTCTTATCTAAAATACAAACGACACTTCACGATGTTAAAATAAGCTCCTCTCTCAATCAAGAGTCTGCCCAAGCCTTAAGAACGATTGCTGCTTCTGTTGTTGAAAAGATTGCTTCGCAAATTGATGCGATTGCACAAGTTCACCGTTCCATCATGGCAATACGCAGTGAAACAAATGAGTCGTATTCCCTCTCTCAAATAAGCTCTACGAATCTACAAGAAGCACGAAAATCGCTCGGTCAGCTCTTTTGTGAGCTTGAAGCTTCCGTTGCAGCTATACAGTATGATAGTGAGCACGAAAGTGCATTAGCCGATAAAATGACACAATTAACCACGCATGCCACACAGATCAAAACGGTTTTAGAGACGATTGAAGAGATTGCATCGCAAACCAATCTGCTCTCTTTAAATGCGGCGATTGAGGCAGCGCGTGCGGGTGAGCATGGAAGAGGATTTGCCGTGGTGGCAGATGAAGTACGTAAGTTGGCAGAGAAGACTCAAAAAAGCCTTGAAGAGATAAGTCTTGTCGTGCATGCCATTACCACAGGAATTTTGGAAATTAGCGCTGAAATTCAAAAGAGCTCTGAAAATGCCACAGCTATCTCGCTAAACTCTCAAACGTTGATTGATGAGGCAAAGAAGTCTGATGCAAAGCTTCTGTTGGCAACCCATAATGCAGACGAGACCATGCAAAAAAATAGCCAAACACTGCATCATATTGAAGCCTTGGTTGATGTGGCGCACACCATGGTTCACCTCGCAGAGGAGACTCAAGAGACAACGCTCGGGTTACAAACCATTTGCACGGAGCAAGCAAAAAAGAGTGATGATTTAAAAAGCATGCTTCAAGCCTTTCGTACCCAAAAATAA
- a CDS encoding EAL domain-containing protein → MERKQIASLKQMSRGMTLLYIEDDPQARHAATSLFSEFFDTVIVGEDGEEGARLYADSHAKIDLVITDITMPRMNGIELIQSIRTISSDVAIIVLSAHHESNFLTQTIEAGVDGYLLKPLNISQLIQTLHKVIEKIHLRYENLKNVLLLKQYENITNISSIISKSDPKGVITFVNDKFCQISGYTKEELVGKPHNIIRHPDMPKTAFRDLWKTIKDEKKTWQGIVKNRAKNGDTYYVKTTIQPILNPNGEVEEYISLRHDITAIMSDKKQLFDFLEANRLSVLILVQIEDYTILEKFYDKASVEKIEMAFGKNMLYLMPNRWGFQRVYHLENGLYAFAIDRRNCKASKEEIHAVLEQFLANVKEYIVKVDTVEYDISVICSFTYGIFKIFEDAKIGIENAIQNKQPIIYADGLSGIEYENALKNIETIHMIKTAIDNRKIISYFQPIVNNITQEVEKYESLVRLVTEEGQLLTPFYFLEIAKKGRYYSKITKIVLDNSFEALLKVPDVSISINLSVHDIERDEITDYIEHLLIKHETEAHRVIFELLESEDIKDFFLIKHFIQRVKARGVKIAIDDFGTGYSNFERLLSYEPDILKIDGSLIKNIKHNTASQHIVETIVLFAKKQNLTTVAEFVETEAIYEMVRDIGVDYSQGYHFGRPEMF, encoded by the coding sequence ATGGAGCGCAAGCAAATAGCATCGTTGAAGCAGATGAGTCGGGGGATGACGCTTCTTTACATTGAAGATGATCCACAAGCAAGGCATGCGGCGACCAGTCTTTTTTCAGAATTTTTTGACACGGTTATTGTAGGCGAAGACGGAGAGGAAGGCGCACGTCTGTATGCCGATTCGCACGCAAAGATCGACCTTGTCATCACAGACATTACAATGCCACGCATGAATGGCATCGAGCTGATACAGAGCATTCGCACCATCAGCTCTGACGTGGCGATCATCGTTCTCTCAGCACACCATGAGTCAAACTTTCTCACACAAACCATTGAAGCAGGCGTGGATGGGTATCTACTCAAGCCTTTAAATATCTCGCAACTGATCCAGACGTTGCACAAGGTGATCGAAAAAATTCACCTTCGTTATGAAAATCTTAAAAATGTCCTCCTACTTAAACAATACGAAAATATCACGAATATAAGCTCCATCATCTCTAAATCCGACCCCAAAGGGGTTATCACCTTTGTCAATGATAAATTTTGCCAAATTTCAGGCTATACTAAAGAAGAGCTTGTCGGCAAACCGCATAACATCATTCGCCATCCCGATATGCCTAAAACGGCTTTTAGGGATCTATGGAAAACGATTAAGGATGAGAAAAAAACATGGCAAGGCATCGTGAAAAACCGCGCTAAAAACGGTGATACCTACTATGTCAAGACAACCATTCAACCCATCTTAAATCCTAACGGTGAGGTGGAAGAGTACATCTCATTGCGCCATGACATTACCGCGATCATGAGCGATAAAAAGCAACTTTTCGACTTTTTAGAAGCGAACCGTCTTTCCGTGCTGATTTTGGTGCAAATCGAAGACTACACCATCTTAGAGAAGTTTTATGACAAAGCCAGCGTTGAAAAAATCGAAATGGCTTTTGGTAAAAACATGCTCTATCTTATGCCCAATCGTTGGGGATTTCAAAGGGTGTACCACCTTGAAAATGGCTTGTACGCCTTTGCGATCGATCGACGTAACTGCAAGGCAAGTAAAGAGGAAATCCACGCTGTTTTAGAGCAATTTTTAGCCAATGTCAAAGAGTATATCGTCAAAGTCGATACCGTGGAGTACGACATTTCTGTGATTTGCAGCTTTACGTATGGCATTTTCAAAATCTTTGAAGACGCCAAAATAGGCATCGAAAATGCGATCCAAAATAAGCAACCCATCATCTACGCCGATGGGCTCTCAGGTATTGAGTATGAAAATGCGCTTAAAAATATTGAGACGATTCATATGATTAAGACCGCGATTGACAATCGTAAAATCATCTCCTACTTCCAGCCCATCGTCAACAACATCACTCAAGAAGTGGAAAAATACGAATCTTTAGTACGCCTTGTAACCGAAGAGGGGCAGCTTTTAACGCCGTTTTATTTCTTAGAAATCGCCAAAAAAGGGCGCTACTACTCCAAAATCACCAAGATCGTTTTGGATAACTCGTTTGAGGCACTGCTAAAAGTACCCGACGTTTCTATCTCCATCAACCTCTCCGTGCATGACATTGAGCGCGACGAGATCACAGACTACATTGAACACCTTTTGATTAAGCATGAAACTGAAGCGCATCGTGTCATTTTTGAGCTCTTGGAGAGTGAAGATATTAAAGACTTTTTTCTGATTAAACATTTTATTCAAAGGGTGAAAGCAAGGGGCGTTAAGATCGCGATTGATGACTTTGGAACGGGGTATTCTAACTTTGAGCGACTGCTTTCCTACGAGCCTGACATTCTTAAAATCGATGGAAGTTTAATTAAAAATATTAAACACAACACCGCCAGTCAGCACATTGTTGAGACCATCGTTCTGTTTGCCAAAAAACAAAACCTCACCACCGTCGCAGAGTTTGTCGAAACAGAAGCCATTTACGAGATGGTACGCGACATAGGCGTTGATTACTCCCAAGGATACCACTTTGGAAGACCTGAAATGTTTTAG
- a CDS encoding Rieske 2Fe-2S domain-containing protein encodes MATCQKRRDFIGMALTGVTAVGGVCALGAMKKSWDPLPSVQSAGFVTVDVSTIEEGEARSFAWRGKPIFVLRKSADTPKNAKRDVVIGEKVFTLVIGLCTHLGCIPSYDAKQKSFICACHGGVFDASGINTFGPPPRPLDIPPFKIAGETLVLGEEGEEYKKLTAKKA; translated from the coding sequence ATGGCAACGTGTCAAAAAAGACGTGATTTTATAGGCATGGCACTCACAGGCGTTACCGCCGTGGGTGGCGTGTGTGCATTGGGTGCTATGAAAAAGAGTTGGGATCCACTCCCCAGTGTTCAATCAGCTGGCTTCGTCACCGTCGATGTTTCCACGATAGAAGAGGGCGAGGCGCGCAGTTTTGCGTGGCGCGGAAAGCCCATCTTTGTGTTACGTAAAAGCGCTGATACCCCTAAAAATGCGAAGCGCGATGTGGTCATTGGCGAAAAAGTTTTTACGCTTGTCATCGGACTGTGTACCCATCTTGGTTGTATCCCTTCGTATGATGCAAAGCAAAAAAGTTTTATCTGCGCCTGTCACGGTGGCGTTTTTGATGCAAGCGGCATCAACACCTTTGGCCCGCCTCCTCGTCCACTGGACATTCCTCCCTTTAAAATTGCTGGTGAAACGCTTGTTTTGGGTGAAGAAGGCGAAGAGTACAAAAAATTAACCGCTAAAAAAGCGTAG
- a CDS encoding sensor histidine kinase: MIKYLSMRYKFFLMASLGICAIVMLSFLAFDITNKGVVNVNNVFEGSKRVQTIQQSYILPLFKLREQSLSLIMAPNEDLRKDILQKINEMHLQMETPFSKLPAQVYSQWKNYVGLILANQAYLKEDFEEGAFINANTAERDQFYALMDSLEVLQQNELTHSSETYSKANKEAINSRYFIAVWLIIIVLLTFMFGFFIAKNIVDSILHVRRGLREFFDYLKSPSTEEATRIHIPLTNKDELGDMARQINQNIEIIQANLEQDSKLIEDATNVVEDLKLGNLDRRLVASGNSDQLNLLKAVMNEMLDNLELRIQQEIDERTRQEQLLIQQSKLAAMGNMIGNIAHQWRQPLGEINALLMIIQVRQHFDDFNEAFLTEKIEECNRITAYMSNTISDFQNFFKPSKDKEIFEINDACERASSIIQASLRYHSIEFAFEATESIKVLGYPNEFAQALLNILSNAKDVLTDRQIENPFIHMSVKNGEKYTLIKIEDNGGGIAPEYLERIFEPYFTTKHAKQGTGIGLYMTKMIIENNMNGIVTVKNTEHGALFTIKIKHH; encoded by the coding sequence ATGATTAAGTATCTCTCCATGCGCTATAAATTTTTTCTGATGGCATCTTTGGGCATTTGTGCGATTGTTATGCTCTCGTTTTTAGCCTTTGACATTACCAACAAAGGTGTGGTCAATGTCAACAATGTTTTTGAAGGCTCCAAGCGGGTTCAGACGATTCAGCAGAGTTACATTTTGCCGCTGTTTAAGCTTCGCGAACAATCGCTCTCACTGATTATGGCGCCCAATGAAGACCTACGCAAAGACATTCTTCAAAAAATCAATGAGATGCACCTTCAAATGGAAACACCGTTTAGTAAACTTCCCGCACAAGTGTATTCCCAATGGAAAAACTACGTCGGATTGATCTTAGCCAATCAAGCGTACCTCAAAGAAGATTTTGAAGAAGGGGCGTTTATTAACGCCAATACGGCGGAGCGCGATCAGTTTTATGCCCTGATGGATTCACTCGAAGTGTTGCAGCAAAACGAGCTCACCCATTCGTCTGAAACGTACTCAAAAGCCAACAAAGAGGCGATTAATTCGCGTTATTTTATTGCAGTTTGGTTGATTATTATTGTGCTTTTGACCTTTATGTTTGGCTTTTTTATTGCTAAAAATATTGTCGATTCTATTTTACATGTAAGACGTGGACTGAGAGAATTTTTTGACTACTTGAAGTCGCCTTCCACCGAAGAAGCCACGCGCATTCACATTCCGCTGACCAACAAAGATGAGCTAGGCGACATGGCACGCCAGATCAATCAAAACATCGAGATCATTCAAGCCAATCTAGAACAAGATAGCAAACTGATCGAAGATGCAACCAATGTTGTGGAAGATCTCAAACTGGGCAATCTAGATCGCAGACTCGTGGCTTCGGGCAATTCTGACCAACTCAATCTGCTTAAAGCGGTGATGAACGAGATGCTCGATAATTTGGAACTTCGCATTCAACAAGAGATCGATGAGCGCACTCGCCAAGAACAGCTTTTGATTCAGCAAAGCAAACTCGCCGCTATGGGGAATATGATCGGCAATATTGCGCATCAATGGAGACAACCCTTAGGTGAAATCAACGCACTTTTAATGATTATTCAAGTCAGGCAACACTTTGATGACTTTAACGAAGCGTTTTTAACGGAAAAGATTGAAGAGTGTAACCGCATCACCGCGTATATGTCCAACACGATCAGCGACTTTCAAAACTTTTTCAAACCCTCCAAAGACAAAGAGATTTTTGAGATCAACGATGCGTGTGAGCGGGCGAGCTCCATCATTCAAGCATCGCTTCGCTACCACTCGATTGAGTTCGCATTTGAGGCAACTGAATCGATCAAAGTTTTAGGTTATCCTAACGAATTTGCCCAAGCGCTTTTGAACATTCTCTCCAATGCCAAAGATGTCTTAACCGACAGGCAGATTGAAAATCCGTTCATTCACATGAGCGTAAAAAACGGCGAAAAATACACGCTGATTAAGATCGAAGACAATGGTGGTGGCATTGCTCCTGAGTATCTTGAACGTATTTTTGAGCCATATTTTACGACCAAACATGCCAAACAAGGCACGGGAATTGGGCTTTATATGACTAAGATGATCATCGAAAACAATATGAACGGCATCGTAACGGTTAAAAATACAGAGCATGGCGCGCTTTTTACGATTAAAATTAAACATCATTAA
- a CDS encoding c-type cytochrome — protein sequence MKIISKSLIIATMLAISAQATPLYTKCVACHGAAGEKAALNKSLIIKDMSKADFISAMKGYKDGSYGKDQKALMKAQVAALNDTQIEEIASFITKK from the coding sequence ATGAAAATTATCTCAAAATCACTTATTATTGCCACCATGTTGGCGATTAGTGCGCAAGCAACCCCACTGTATACCAAGTGTGTTGCCTGTCATGGAGCCGCGGGTGAGAAAGCTGCGTTAAACAAAAGTTTGATCATCAAAGATATGAGCAAGGCTGATTTCATAAGTGCCATGAAAGGCTATAAAGATGGCAGTTATGGCAAAGATCAAAAAGCGTTGATGAAAGCGCAAGTAGCAGCTCTAAACGATACTCAGATCGAAGAGATTGCCTCTTTTATCACGAAAAAATAG